A single window of Flavobacterium sp. 140616W15 DNA harbors:
- a CDS encoding CHAP domain-containing protein: MKFKRWTYLLIGLSIFLFSGIWAFKKFNFNTEHSIGQPLDSLNGVSVYYNGGVNNVTDRNLTADNYNLGLKYQCVEFVKRYYYEHFNHKMPDSYGHAKDFFNSNLKDGQRNEKRDLVQYTNPSKSKPKADDLLIYSGTIFNRFGHVAIVSNVTDKEIEIIQQNPGPFSKSREVFSLIEKEGKWIIGNDRILGWLRKE; encoded by the coding sequence ATGAAATTCAAGCGTTGGACTTATCTCTTAATTGGTTTATCAATATTTCTTTTCTCAGGAATATGGGCCTTTAAAAAATTCAATTTTAATACTGAACACTCCATAGGACAACCGCTAGACAGTTTAAATGGGGTTAGTGTTTATTACAATGGCGGAGTTAATAATGTTACCGATAGAAATCTTACTGCAGACAATTATAATCTTGGATTAAAATACCAATGTGTAGAATTTGTAAAGAGATATTATTATGAACATTTTAATCATAAAATGCCTGACAGTTATGGTCACGCCAAAGACTTTTTTAACTCAAATCTTAAAGATGGCCAGAGAAACGAAAAAAGAGATTTGGTACAATATACGAATCCGAGCAAAAGCAAACCAAAAGCTGATGATCTTTTAATTTATAGTGGAACTATTTTTAATCGATTTGGACATGTTGCCATTGTTTCAAATGTTACTGATAAAGAGATTGAAATAATCCAGCAAAATCCTGGTCCATTTAGCAAATCCAGAGAGGTTTTTTCTTTAATTGAAAAAGAAGGCAAATGGATAATTGGCAATGACCGAATTTTGGGCTGGTTAAGAAAAGAATAG
- a CDS encoding RNA methyltransferase, giving the protein MRKLENSELERKSITDFKKSEKTPLILVLDDIRSLHNIGSVFRTADAFLIEKIILCGITATPPNKEIHKTALGATETVTWEHHENVLEVIENLKKENITTLAIEQVESAVFLQDFEVEKDKKYALVFGNEVYGVAQEAVAICDGCIEIPQLGTKHSLNISVSAGIVVWDLFQKMNWPK; this is encoded by the coding sequence ATGAGAAAACTCGAAAACAGCGAACTCGAAAGAAAATCTATTACTGATTTTAAAAAATCAGAAAAAACACCTCTTATATTAGTCTTAGACGACATTCGCAGCTTACATAATATAGGCTCTGTGTTTCGAACTGCAGATGCTTTTTTGATAGAAAAAATAATTTTATGCGGTATCACTGCTACTCCACCGAACAAAGAGATTCATAAAACCGCACTTGGTGCCACTGAAACTGTTACTTGGGAACATCACGAGAACGTATTAGAAGTAATTGAAAATCTTAAAAAAGAAAACATTACAACTCTAGCTATCGAACAGGTAGAAAGCGCTGTTTTTCTACAAGATTTTGAAGTAGAGAAGGACAAAAAATATGCTCTAGTATTTGGAAATGAAGTATATGGTGTTGCTCAGGAAGCTGTTGCGATTTGCGATGGTTGCATCGAAATTCCACAATTAGGGACCAAACATTCTCTTAATATATCTGTAAGTGCTGGAATTGTTGTTTGGGATTTATTCCAAAAAATGAATTGGCCAAAATAA
- a CDS encoding DUF1573 domain-containing protein, whose product MKKIILLVMFTVLSVATSNAQAKAKTAKVDGAGMVFVNEVIDYGTIAQNADGKREFVFTNNGNKPLIITNTQGSCGCTVPTSPKEPIAPGGKGIIGVKYATDRVGAFTKTVTVTSNAAGQPTKILTIKGTVLAANEAPKS is encoded by the coding sequence ATGAAAAAAATAATTCTACTTGTAATGTTTACAGTATTAAGCGTTGCTACATCTAATGCCCAAGCTAAAGCTAAAACTGCTAAAGTTGATGGTGCTGGGATGGTTTTTGTTAATGAAGTTATCGATTACGGAACAATTGCACAAAATGCAGATGGAAAACGTGAATTTGTATTTACTAACAACGGAAACAAACCATTAATCATTACTAACACACAAGGATCTTGTGGATGTACAGTACCAACTTCTCCAAAAGAGCCTATCGCTCCAGGTGGAAAAGGTATTATTGGTGTAAAATACGCTACTGACAGAGTAGGTGCTTTTACTAAAACTGTAACAGTTACATCTAATGCAGCTGGACAACCTACAAAAATACTTACTATTAAAGGTACTGTTTTAGCGGCAAATGAAGCTCCAAAAAGCTAA